Proteins from one Triticum aestivum cultivar Chinese Spring chromosome 7A, IWGSC CS RefSeq v2.1, whole genome shotgun sequence genomic window:
- the LOC123147867 gene encoding vegetative cell wall protein gp1, whose amino-acid sequence MVAPPETQPPTSTPPGPDNKSVPSPRPRPASPAPLLRGRRSPNPWSTPILFCDQRPPSPRPARSFPAADGPPALWPAQSLLAAACPSSMDGLHRLPELVEVVPLTLDLQLQVTNDTTKRKGPAKFSFLIF is encoded by the exons ATGGTGGCACCGCCGGAGACCCAACCTCCAACCTCAACGCCACCAGGCCCCGATAACAAAAGCGTGCCATCACCACGCCCACGACCCGCGTCGCCGGCGCCCCTCCTCCGCGGCCGGCGCTCTCCCAACCCATGGTCGACACCCATCCTCTTCTGCGACCAACGCCCTCCCTCCCCGCGGCCGGCGCGCTCCTTCCCCGCGGCCGACGGGCCTCCAGCTCTGTGGCCGGCGCAGTCCCTCCTCGCTGCAGCTTGCCCCTCCTCCATGGATGGCCTGCACCGGCTGCCGGAACTCGTTGAGGTGGTACCCTTAACCCTCGACCTTCAATTACAGGTCACTAACGACACTACAAAGAGAAAG GGCCCTGCGAAGTTCAGTTTTTTGATTTTCTGA